In Magnetospira sp. QH-2, a single genomic region encodes these proteins:
- a CDS encoding endonuclease/exonuclease/phosphatase family protein, with protein sequence MSARAATVAGFCFLAFLTLADKSAAEASVHRLATWNTQNLRADRPDRKDIPALRAYAARLNADIVALQETDGPNSAALLFSPDVYDYHFSGRRHPQRTGFAIRKGVPWTPLPDLNFLNVDETGAPGHVRHGAAIQVRGLTLVSIHLKSGCWGGRLSRANRSCQILARQLRFLAAWTAAREGEGRPVVLLGDFNRRLNAPSGDGRAILTAAVPGLIFTTDQDRNQQSDCWSHAPRPARHYPAYIDHIVIGPLAAPRLKPGSFAQVLFDPGLAHKYPFLSDHCAIGISVLVPAPGQP encoded by the coding sequence ATGTCCGCAAGAGCGGCCACGGTCGCGGGCTTCTGTTTTTTGGCTTTCCTCACCTTAGCCGACAAGTCCGCCGCCGAGGCGTCGGTCCATCGGCTTGCGACTTGGAATACACAAAACCTTCGGGCCGACCGGCCCGACCGAAAAGACATTCCGGCGTTACGCGCCTATGCCGCACGTTTAAACGCCGATATCGTCGCCTTGCAGGAGACCGACGGGCCGAATAGTGCGGCCCTATTATTCTCTCCCGACGTTTACGATTATCATTTCTCCGGGCGGCGCCATCCCCAACGAACCGGCTTCGCGATCCGCAAGGGCGTCCCTTGGACCCCGCTTCCCGATCTTAATTTCCTAAATGTGGATGAGACCGGGGCCCCCGGCCATGTACGCCACGGCGCGGCGATCCAGGTTCGCGGGCTCACCTTGGTTTCCATCCACCTCAAATCCGGTTGTTGGGGTGGTAGGCTGTCCCGGGCCAATCGTTCTTGCCAAATCTTGGCCCGGCAACTCCGGTTCCTTGCCGCCTGGACGGCGGCCCGGGAAGGGGAGGGGCGTCCCGTCGTTTTACTCGGGGACTTCAACCGGCGCCTAAACGCGCCTTCCGGAGACGGTCGCGCGATCTTGACCGCCGCCGTTCCGGGGCTGATCTTTACGACCGATCAAGACCGAAACCAGCAATCTGATTGCTGGTCTCATGCGCCGAGACCGGCGCGTCACTACCCCGCTTATATCGACCATATCGTAATTGGGCCGCTTGCGGCCCCCCGGTTGAAACCCGGCAGCTTTGCCCAAGTTCTTTTCGACCCCGGTTTAGCCCACAAGTACCCGTTCTTGTCCGACCATTGCGCAATCGGCATTTCTGTTTTAGTTCCCGCCCCGGGGCAACCCTGA
- a CDS encoding single-stranded DNA-binding protein, with the protein MFTRNYVEIVGHIGNVTVKEDGKKRVHLSVATSEVWKDGDEKKEKTLWHNITIFRPALVDFAEKYLAKGRYVRVEASLKPFEYEKDDTKHYGVDLIASQVDFLDKKPD; encoded by the coding sequence ATGTTTACTCGGAATTATGTTGAAATCGTCGGTCACATTGGCAACGTGACAGTTAAGGAAGACGGCAAAAAGCGGGTCCACCTCTCGGTCGCGACCTCCGAAGTCTGGAAAGACGGCGACGAGAAGAAGGAAAAGACCCTCTGGCACAACATCACCATCTTCCGACCTGCCTTGGTTGACTTTGCCGAGAAATACCTTGCCAAGGGCCGCTATGTACGGGTCGAAGCCAGCCTGAAACCGTTCGAATACGAAAAGGACGATACCAAACATTACGGTGTGGACCTGATCGCCTCCCAGGTTGATTTCCTGGACAAGAAGCCCGACTGA